In a single window of the Streptomyces sp. NBC_00094 genome:
- a CDS encoding phytanoyl-CoA dioxygenase family protein encodes MTTPAPHGRPRRPYLHRAASDLPYFSADGEAYLAQTTLRELKKSRPLRVLSEEDFAHWQTYGYVIVREAIPAEEARRLLDFTWDFQGLDPDRPESWYEERPFRSELDQQLHVYGFVEAYHHQLLWNSRQAQRVYDAFVDVWDCEELWVTLDRLNLNPPNVGNRDRALIEPTDRGFDIELHWDIDTTIGVPPQRVQGIIALNDTRPETGGFQCDPELFRQFEEWKIGQPADRDPLRPAVDRTEFPVVRPELHPGDLLIWNGLLAHGVARNVSENGVRAVQYLSMMPALEEHERLRRSRVESWRHLRTPRWNRTLVGDPVLHESKRYPTAELTELGSRLLGLTSWHDTAAAEGLSGEPSCAASV; translated from the coding sequence ACCTGCCGTACTTCAGCGCCGACGGCGAGGCCTATCTGGCGCAGACCACGCTGCGGGAGTTGAAGAAGTCACGCCCCCTGCGGGTGCTGTCCGAGGAGGACTTCGCGCACTGGCAGACGTACGGGTACGTCATCGTCCGCGAGGCGATCCCGGCCGAAGAGGCCCGTCGGCTCCTCGACTTCACCTGGGACTTCCAGGGGCTCGACCCGGACAGGCCGGAAAGCTGGTACGAGGAGCGGCCGTTCCGCTCCGAGCTGGACCAGCAGCTGCACGTCTACGGATTCGTCGAGGCGTACCACCACCAGCTCCTCTGGAACAGCCGCCAGGCCCAGCGCGTGTACGACGCCTTCGTCGACGTATGGGACTGCGAGGAGCTGTGGGTCACCCTGGACCGGCTCAACCTCAACCCGCCCAACGTCGGGAACCGCGACCGCGCCCTGATCGAGCCCACGGACCGGGGCTTCGACATCGAGCTGCACTGGGACATCGACACGACGATCGGCGTACCGCCGCAGCGCGTGCAGGGGATCATCGCGCTCAACGACACCCGCCCGGAGACCGGCGGTTTCCAGTGCGACCCCGAGCTGTTCCGGCAGTTCGAGGAGTGGAAGATCGGCCAGCCGGCCGACCGGGACCCGCTGCGCCCCGCCGTGGACCGGACGGAGTTCCCCGTCGTACGCCCCGAACTCCACCCCGGTGACCTGCTGATCTGGAACGGCCTCCTCGCCCACGGCGTGGCGCGCAACGTCTCGGAGAACGGCGTGCGGGCGGTCCAGTACCTGTCGATGATGCCGGCCCTTGAGGAGCACGAGAGACTGCGGCGGTCCCGGGTCGAGTCCTGGCGGCACCTGCGCACCCCGCGCTGGAACCGCACCCTCGTCGGCGACCCGGTGCTCCACGAGTCCAAGCGCTACCCCACGGCCGAGCTGACCGAGCTGGGCAGCCGGCTCCTCGGCCTCACCTCGTGGCACGACACCGCCGCCGCCGAGGGCCTGAGCGGAGAACCGTCGTGCGCCGCGTCTGTCTGA
- a CDS encoding condensation domain-containing protein translates to MVSERDSSQPKEVDTRTLTVAYAGGQERRGPVTMGQANMIRCVLRDEPAHINIHDVWPAPPGIRLDAAVDALRALAVRHEGLRTTFPYAPGTAPGEQVVAASGEFMVTVLDHTELPEEPARYAESLALRARDERFHLDRDFPLRISLVTVDGAPVFVALAASHAVADISALAVLKEEWLALLTGETLPPQSALTPLDLAAEESTPAGLRKSGASLRYWERIIRTGPQAMFAEPGAEGAEVHAPQLTLRSRRGARALALVTERTGGLPATVLLTAWCALLAHRTGQDACVAAVPTSNRYTPRLVRSVNTLSQDALLSLDVRVPTFDALLRTAWGAALNSYRHSQFDAVALWEMIGRATFERGSHFARDVVFNDVSSLPPSLPSTLDAAAQGENAPRPDLEISRGPGQVLPARVLTFVHEIDPLLRLGIWVDPALFPRDEAEGFLAGLVRLLEAAAVADVPLAALTEVTGVRPVERGADWERVDGCWVSPPAVAATLSRVLDGLPVHVTSDPPRTGGSAEGDAEHGLTAFIASGGSPLTPEGAHAALMDALPGRPGVLAPRRYVIVQDPPAEADRSSAWGRQQILLEGTGRDRRM, encoded by the coding sequence ATGGTGAGCGAGCGAGACTCCTCGCAGCCGAAGGAAGTGGACACCCGCACCCTCACCGTCGCCTACGCGGGCGGTCAGGAGCGCCGGGGCCCCGTCACCATGGGGCAGGCCAACATGATCCGCTGCGTCCTGCGCGACGAGCCCGCCCACATCAACATCCACGACGTGTGGCCGGCGCCCCCCGGGATCCGGCTGGACGCGGCGGTCGACGCCCTGCGCGCTCTCGCGGTACGGCACGAGGGCCTGCGCACCACCTTCCCGTACGCCCCCGGGACGGCGCCCGGCGAGCAAGTCGTCGCGGCTTCCGGCGAGTTCATGGTCACCGTCCTCGACCACACCGAACTCCCCGAGGAACCCGCCCGGTACGCCGAGTCGTTGGCGCTCCGGGCCCGGGACGAGCGCTTCCACCTGGACCGCGACTTCCCCCTGCGCATCTCCCTCGTCACCGTCGACGGTGCCCCGGTCTTCGTCGCCCTGGCGGCCAGCCACGCCGTCGCGGACATCAGCGCGCTCGCCGTCCTCAAGGAGGAATGGCTCGCGCTGCTGACCGGCGAGACGCTCCCCCCTCAGTCGGCGCTCACGCCGCTCGACCTCGCCGCGGAGGAGTCGACCCCGGCCGGGCTCCGCAAGTCCGGTGCCTCGTTGAGGTATTGGGAGCGGATCATCCGCACCGGACCGCAGGCCATGTTCGCCGAGCCCGGTGCCGAGGGCGCCGAGGTCCACGCGCCGCAGCTCACGCTCCGGTCGCGGCGGGGCGCCCGGGCGCTGGCCCTGGTGACGGAACGTACCGGCGGCCTCCCGGCCACCGTGCTCCTCACGGCCTGGTGCGCGCTGCTCGCCCACCGCACGGGCCAGGACGCCTGCGTCGCCGCCGTACCGACCTCCAACCGGTACACGCCACGGCTGGTCCGCTCCGTGAACACCCTCTCCCAGGACGCTCTGCTCTCCCTCGACGTACGGGTCCCCACCTTCGACGCGCTGCTCCGCACGGCATGGGGCGCGGCGCTCAACTCGTACCGGCACAGCCAGTTCGACGCGGTGGCCCTGTGGGAGATGATCGGCCGGGCCACCTTCGAGCGCGGCAGCCACTTCGCCCGCGACGTCGTCTTCAACGACGTCAGCTCGCTGCCGCCCTCCCTCCCTTCCACGCTCGACGCCGCGGCCCAGGGGGAGAACGCCCCCCGGCCGGATCTGGAGATCAGCCGGGGACCGGGCCAGGTACTGCCGGCCCGGGTCCTGACCTTCGTCCACGAGATCGACCCCCTGCTCCGGCTCGGTATATGGGTCGATCCCGCGCTGTTCCCCCGCGACGAGGCGGAGGGCTTCCTCGCCGGTCTCGTCCGCCTTCTGGAGGCGGCCGCCGTCGCGGACGTGCCGCTCGCCGCGCTCACGGAGGTGACGGGGGTCCGCCCGGTCGAGCGCGGAGCGGACTGGGAGCGGGTGGACGGCTGCTGGGTCTCGCCGCCCGCCGTCGCGGCGACCCTGAGCCGGGTCCTCGACGGCCTTCCCGTGCATGTCACGTCGGATCCCCCGCGTACCGGGGGTTCGGCGGAAGGGGACGCCGAGCACGGGCTCACCGCGTTCATCGCCTCCGGGGGCTCCCCGCTGACCCCGGAGGGGGCGCACGCCGCGCTGATGGACGCCCTCCCCGGGCGGCCCGGCGTGCTGGCGCCCCGTCGGTACGTGATCGTCCAGGACCCGCCGGCCGAGGCCGACCGGAGCAGCGCCTGGGGCAGGCAGCAGATTCTCCTCGAAGGGACCGGCCGGGACCGGCGGATGTGA
- a CDS encoding DUF6271 family protein — protein MRRVCLTLPTNRACADTIRAVAEEAAYGARRFDVEVHLLVLDSSDAPVLAEHRAAVRALPPAPGVVVHHLDEAEQRTFLRETIARAGLASPDRMLDLMLPSRVSYGACTNRAFLFAEALGCASVHRRDSDSRYQYLDGEPVFPLHHELTSLGRRAADVAGLMSRRRLDPACADRPVAMVGGSFVGEMSVDVEEIHRLDPAVYEDVIGLSVPDGYPEIWRRNLIQESFRGAGTAPFTGDRTTLTSVSPMRVDMCNIGFAREVYGQVPLPPATDTIGSDYFLIHVVHDARLPGVLHNRHIVNFHTGERRSDSGFLSYQRRLAKFLLSMPHLNAVYARMAAAGDELLDAEGLVRASAVAGFVRDSTRLDPVENAERFDVLDRSYRKLGGRYAEAADVLAAEREQLLDEARLDMEDFALLIDAWAPLTRSTTSPKGITW, from the coding sequence GTGCGCCGCGTCTGTCTGACCCTCCCGACCAACCGGGCCTGCGCCGACACCATCAGGGCGGTCGCCGAGGAAGCCGCCTACGGAGCGCGCCGTTTCGACGTCGAGGTGCACCTCCTCGTCCTGGACTCCTCCGACGCCCCGGTGCTCGCCGAGCACCGTGCGGCGGTGCGCGCGCTGCCCCCGGCCCCCGGTGTCGTCGTCCACCACCTCGACGAGGCCGAGCAGCGGACCTTCCTGCGGGAGACGATCGCCCGGGCCGGCCTCGCCTCGCCCGACCGGATGCTCGACCTGATGCTGCCGTCCCGGGTGTCCTACGGCGCCTGCACCAACCGCGCCTTCCTGTTCGCGGAGGCCCTGGGCTGCGCTTCGGTGCACCGCCGGGACTCCGACAGCCGGTACCAGTACCTGGACGGCGAGCCGGTGTTCCCGCTCCACCACGAGCTGACGTCCCTGGGGCGGCGGGCCGCCGACGTGGCGGGGCTGATGTCCCGGCGCAGGCTCGACCCCGCGTGCGCGGACCGGCCGGTGGCCATGGTCGGCGGGTCCTTCGTCGGCGAGATGTCCGTGGACGTCGAGGAGATCCACCGGCTCGACCCCGCCGTCTACGAGGACGTCATCGGCCTGTCGGTCCCCGACGGTTATCCGGAGATCTGGCGGCGGAACCTGATCCAGGAATCGTTCCGCGGCGCCGGGACGGCCCCGTTCACCGGCGACCGCACCACGCTCACCAGCGTCAGCCCCATGCGGGTGGACATGTGCAACATCGGCTTCGCCCGCGAGGTGTACGGGCAGGTGCCGCTGCCGCCCGCCACCGACACCATCGGCAGCGACTACTTCCTCATCCACGTGGTCCACGACGCCCGGCTGCCCGGTGTCCTGCACAACCGTCACATCGTCAACTTCCACACGGGCGAGCGCCGTTCCGACAGCGGCTTCCTCTCCTACCAGCGGCGGCTCGCGAAGTTCCTCCTGTCGATGCCGCACCTCAACGCCGTGTACGCCCGCATGGCCGCGGCCGGCGACGAGCTGCTCGACGCGGAGGGACTCGTCCGCGCGTCCGCCGTGGCCGGGTTCGTGCGCGACAGCACCCGCCTCGACCCCGTCGAGAACGCCGAACGGTTCGACGTCCTCGACCGCTCCTACCGCAAGCTCGGCGGCCGCTACGCCGAGGCCGCGGACGTCCTCGCGGCCGAACGCGAGCAACTCCTCGACGAGGCCCGGCTCGACATGGAGGACTTCGCCCTCCTGATCGACGCCTGGGCGCCGCTGACCCGCTCCACGACGTCCCCGAAAGGCATCACATGGTGA